The Cervus canadensis isolate Bull #8, Minnesota chromosome 13, ASM1932006v1, whole genome shotgun sequence genomic interval gggccagAGGTTGAGTCAACCACCAGTagtcaatgatttaatcaatcatgcatGATGCCTCCACAAAAGGACACAAAAGGACAGGAGAACCCAGGGGTTTGGGGAAAGTAGGACTCAGAGGCATGAAAGACCTGCATCCTTTCCCCATACCTGGCCCTATGCACATCTGCCCTTGGGCTGTTTCTAATTGTATCCTTGGTAATAAGCAGTGATCtaataagtaaaatgtttctttgaCTTTTGTGAGTTAATCTAGCAAATTGATCAGACCCAAAGAGGGGGTCTTGGAACCTCCCATCTACAGATGGTTGATCAGAAGCACAGCTGACAGCCTGGACTTTGAGCTGGTGTCTGAAGTGGGGAGGCAGTCTTCGGGACTGAGCCCTTCACCTGTGGATGTGATGCTCTCCAGGTAGAGCTGAAAGGTGGAACACCCAGCTGGTCCTACAGCTGGAGTCAGAGAATTCCTTATTGGGGTTTGGAAAAACTGCACACATcactagcatgaaaaggtgtgttgTCCGCTGGGATGAGAAGCATGGAGGGAAACCTGAAGAGGTGACAGGTGCAGGTTGGAGGAGACTTGAGAGTTGGGACTGTTCCCAGCCACTGGAGTTCTTCAGGCTGGGCTGCCTGGCCAGACTGTGCCTCGGGTGGTCAGAGCCTCCCTGAGCCAGATGAGGAGGCTGGTGGGAAGATCAGAGAAAGATGATGAAGGGTCACCAAGAAGAGGCGGGATGGACAGAGAGAGGCACACAGCACCTAATGAGGAGCAGAGGGTCTCTGGAAGGTTTCTCAGCACCAGTTGGGAAAggctttttccattttctctcagcTAAGTGCATAGTGTCTGGTTCAAGATGTGGGGACCCAGGCAAGAGAGAGTAGCTAAAAAACTCTCCCAAGTGGTTGCCTGGAAGAAGCAGGACACTGCTGATTTTGTATTGTAGAAGTTTGTGTGCGTTGCATCtttttttgatcattttatttttttaattaaaaattttttattttatcttggagcatagctgattaacaatgttgttagtttcaagtctacagtaaagtgattcagttatacatatacatggatctattctttttcaaattctttcccatttaggttattacagaatattcaccagagtccctgtgctatactgtaggtccttatTATCTTCCCAAATTCTCAATCTATCCTTCCCCCCATGTTGCATCttaataacaaaattaatataaaaaagatgCAAGCCATTTCTAGGGGCTAGTCTATGTATTTTTCAATTACTTAATTatattaagactttatttttagaggaGTTTTAGGTTTATAGCAAAATCAAAGGGAAGATACAGATTTTCAATGTGACCCTTGCTCCCACTCTTGCACAACTCTCTCCATCATCAACACCTCCCACCAATGGTTCACCTGTTACTTGGGATGAAGATGTGCTAACATGTCATTACCACCCAGAGTGCACAGTTTACATCAGGGGTCCCTCTTGGTGTTGGACATCCTGTGTGTTTAGATAAATCTGTGTTGACAAGTATCCATCATCACAGGGTCCATGTTgtggcaagtcacttcagtcatgtctgactctttgcaacccttataggctgtggtccaccaggctcctctgtccatgggatgctccaagcaagaatactggagtgggtcactgtgccctcctccaggggatcatcccgaacCAGGGTCATACAGAgtgttttcactgccctaaaaactcCCTGTGTTCCACCTCTcttcctcagcccctggcaaccactagtcttTTCTGTCTCCATCATTCTTGCCCTTTCCAGGATATCTTATGTTGGAATCATACAGGATATAGCCTTtgcagactggcttctttcacttaggaatgcatttaagtttcctatCTTTTTATGACTTCACAGCTCTTTTCCATTTAatgctgagtaatgttccactgtctggattgttgtttagttgctaagtcatgtctgactcttttgtgaccccatggactgtaacctgccaggttcctctgtccatggaatttcccagacaagaacactggagtgggttgccatttgctgctcaagagaatcttcctgacccagggatcaaacccttgtctcctgcattggcagtcagattccttacccctgagcgaccagggaagccccactgtctGGGtgcaccacagtttatttatccattcacctactgaagggtatcttgattgcttccaagcTTTGGGCAGTTATGGATAAAGCTGCTACAAACATTCATACGTAGGTTTTTGTGAGGACATAAGTTTTCCACTTGTTTGGGTAAATAGCAAGGAGCACAATGGGTGGATTGTACGGTAACAGCATAAGAAGAAACCACACAACGCTCTTCCAGTGTGGCTGCACTATGTCGCATTCCCATAAGCAGTGAATGAGAGCTCCTGTTGCTCCACATACTTCccagcatttggtggtgtcaTTGTTCTGGATCTTGGCCGTTCTCCTAGGTGTGTAGTAGTGTCTCCTTGTTCTAATTTGTGTTACCTGTTAACAGgagatgtggagcatcttttcaaatgcataTTTGCCACCGATGTCTTATTAATATTTGGTAGGCACCTGTTAAGGTCTTTGCCCCATTTCTTAATCAggttgttttcttcttcctgagtGTTAGACAGTCCACTGTGTATGTTGGTAAGATACAGATgtgtctccccctcctcccagttTCACTGAGAAATAGTTGACACATATCCTTAAGTTGTATCAAAGCGTATAGTGTGATGGTGATTCACCAATAGTGTGAAATGATGACAATAagctaacatccatcatctcttttgcatatattttctttcagtctgtggcttgtcctTTCATCCTCTTGATAGTGAATGTATTTTTAGCCTTACAAAATCCAGGAAATCGAACAAATTAACAAGCAGCACTTTGGGAAGCAAAGTTCCCCAAGAtatagcagttaaaaaaaaaaagagacgtGAAGGCAGGGCTGCATGGGCTGTGAGGGTCTGCATAGAGTGAGACAGTGGGCTCTGATGGTTGGTTCTGGAAGGCTGAGAGCGCTTGTGCTCCAGCAGTccccagccaccagggaaccttAGCAGCCACTGCAGTGGGTCACTGAGCCTCATGATAAAATCATGCAGGGAGACagggctggtggctcagtggctgaAGTGTCTCACTCAGGAGAGTTTAGCCTCAAGCTGTGAGCCCCTGAAACTTGGATCTGTTGATCCTCAGATGGGAAGGGGCCTGGGAATCTGTATTCTAAACACCACTACCCCTGTCCTccaaccaccaccaacaccagtGTCTCTATCAGGCAAACTCAGGTGCCAACCAGGTGGCCTCCCACTTGGCTGCTTTTGCCCACAGACAAGGACCCAGACATTGTCTCCAGGGCCCAACGGTGTGGAAGGTGCTGGCCATGCCCCTACAGCACAGATCAGTCTGAGCCACCCTGCCCAGCTCTACCTACATCAACGGCAATCAGTTTAccaaatacacaaaagaaaaatattttatttaaaatagccacATTGGCCTTGACCCAGTCAGGGTTTTCATGACAACTTTGCATGTGCAAAAAAACCTCTCTCAATGTCATTATGCTGCTACAGGAAGTCTGcaaaaacattctttttcttgTCATGGATGCATGCAGAGCTCTGTCTGCACCTTCAACCAAGGCTAAAGTCAtaatctttattaaaaaacaaacacacacacacacaaaaaccgaAAACAGACACAATTCAGAAGCTCAGAAGTACAAAGAGGCAGAAAGTGCTTAGTAAACCTGAGAAAAAGACCAAGGTTCAAAAAGTGCCTGAGAAGAGCGGGGCTCGGGCTGAGCTCACAGCCCCTGTGCAGGCTGAGGTCATCCAGCGGTGCCTGAGAAATGAGGGTAGATAACCTTTAACTACACTGACACAGAGAGAGAACCCACAGGAGCCCCACCGCGTGTAAGAGGAACGCACTTCTGTCTTGCTCTCATATGAGGCAGGAACCCCTCCTGGAGTTCAGAAAGGGGCTTTATTCTACTCGTTCTACTGCTCTGAACTCCACCCGCCCAGCTAGACTGACCTGACTGAGAAAGGAGATGCTGCTGTTTGCCAGCCTCTGGGCACAAGAACGagtccctcccctgccctcaccTGTTCCCCACTCACAGGAACACTTTCACCCATCtacagagatggggtggggagcagagggagggaaTGGAAATAGGTGCATCTTTGGGGTGATTTTCAGAAAAGCAGACAGCACAGCAGAGGTGCTCTTCGCTGTGCCGGACTCCTTCTGCAGGTGTTTCCTGGCTACATCCGGTCTGGGGAAACCCAGGTCTCAGGCTCGTCCTTAGAGGCCACGCCCAGCAGGCAGCAGTGTTGCACCATCTGATCCAAGGCCTCTGGGGCCCCCTTGAGAACTGGAGGTAGTCTAGCATCATTCTCCCCTGGGGCCCATACTCTAACTCACCCATGACTGATTTTCCTCTTTGCAGCAGCAACTTCCTGAATTTCTGCTCCATTCTAGAAGCTAACGTGAGGCTCTTTACCCTCTGGGCCCCCAAGGTGTGCTGTAACATCCTTAGGGGAACACCAACTCCCCCAACGTAGGCCATTTCTGTAAGCAGAGTACCCTCCTGCCAAGCAGCCCGGAACTTTCTCTGAATCCTAAAGGGATGTTCACCCCTTGCTGATtttcataaaatcttttttaaaaaagaaacccaacAAGAGCGTTTTCGACCTAGTTCTGTAGAGGACTCTTCCTTCCAGTCTCTTCCTGTTACAGATTTTGCTTTTGAGAGTAAAAAAGGGATCAACAGTAGCTGTGGCTTTGATTTTAATCCAGAACCATTTTACGGGTTTAGAACATCTCTGCAGTTATGCAGAGTGCTCGTGGGACCCACGGAAGGGGCACCTAATGGAGGGGCAGCACCTGTTAAGTTCGACTCCTCCTCCTCAAGCCCCCCGTCCCAGTGACAGGTACACCTCCCTTCTTAGCCAGTGGCTTCTGTGACTTAACAGAGAAACTGTTTTCTGACCTAAAGAGGAAAGGGGTGGTGGAAGAGTCATAGACAATAGAGTTAACGGATGCTTCttttaaatcctttttctttcaaatcacCCCAGGATGCATGTGTCATGCCCCCCAACCAATTCCCCTAACTTTCCCCTTCAGGAAAAAATCAGTATTTGGGTGATTTCCTAACTCTCTGGTTGCCTTTCCTATAAAAAATTAACCTAGAAAGTGAGTAAATCAGcaatcttcaggcaagaattactggagtgggtagccattcccttctccagggctccatccctgggtctcctgcattgtaggcagattctttaccatctgagccaccagggaagcccaatccttCCCCAACGTTAAGTGTCTCATGGAGGCAGGAGTCTGGATCCTGGCCACACCATCTCCATCAAGGGCAGGGAGCCCATGGACACAATTCAGGAGGCCCCTGCAGACTGGCCATCCTGAGCCGCTGTGTGAAGCTGTGCCCATGCTGGTCACTAGGGAACCTCCTGGTTCAAGGTAACTGACCCTTGCATTGACCAGTAAAGCCATCCAGGAAAAGCCAGGCTCTCAGGGGAATCCTGACGCTCTGACAAACCAGGAATCTGCTCTGTGTTATCTCGGTGGGGGCCCCTTTCTTTGGCACCCTGACAGTTTATTGAGGATGGGTGCACAGTTGTACATGTATCTCTTGCTGCCTTTCCCACCCATGTGGGTCCCTCCGACTGTAAACAGTGCCGTGTGGTCAGGGGCCCCAGACTCCTGGACCACAAGGCCAACTGGCAGTGCTCATGAACCACTGGTTTCCCTGACTCTCAGTGCAGCCCTTGTGCTGACGGAATCCCCCCCAGTGCCGAAGGACGCGGCGTGAGGGGGATGTGCCTGAGGGTCGAGGAGGTAGACAAGCTGAGTTTGCGCTGCTCCCCATGGGGGTCAGGAGCTGCAACAGCAGGAGGCCCCAGGTCGGCCGCACCCACGCCCGGAACTAGGAGGGAAGCAGCTCAGGTGCTTGGAAGTTCGTTTGGGGTCCGCCTGGGCCTCTGAGACtcgctcttggagggcacagggGCCTTGGGAGGGCCGGCCAGGCTCTCGGCGGCGGGAGGCTGAGGGGTGCAGCaacagcagagagagaggagTCGGGTCCTGACTGCGCGGGTGCAGAAGACGAACATGATGCAGTTGGCGCCTCCCTGGAAGGTGTTCCCAATGCCCTGGCAGGGAGAAAGGAAGACGCATGAGTGCCAGGGCTGAGCGGGTCTGAGCAACACAggcagggaggagcaggggacccAGGACCTCGTCTCCACCTCTGGGGACCCATCCTGGGTCCCACCCTGGCCACCAGGACCCCCGACAGAGCACCGGCAGGCCTGAACTTGAAGGCATGCCTTGAGTCTTCTGGGTTTGGAAGGGCTAAGGGTCAGTCCACTGTCCTGGGGTTACTCCTAGGCCATGGGACAGCAACTCAATGCCCACGGGCTGCCCTGGAGGCACGCTGACCTTCCACCTTCTCTCGTCAAGGCTCCCTGTCAGGCAGGGcatggaggagggcacagggGAGCAGGGCCCCCCAACCCGCCCAGGCTGGACGGAGCGTTGGGGCTTGCCTGCCCCGCTGACCCTGCGGCCGGCCAGGCAGGGGAGGGCAGACCTACATGCAAAACCACCAGCACCGGCATCCGCACCGCTGGGGAGCCACAGAGGGTCAGGACGAAGCGCACGGTGCTCCAGACCCGGAGGCAAATGAAGATGAGCGGGATGAGGACCAGCTTCTTATCGGCCACAGAGGTGTGGCGCTGGAGCCGGTGCACTTCGGAGACGATGGGCCGGTACTCTGAGAGCTCCTCGCGCTGTGCGGGGAAGGCAGAGAGCAGATGTGAGATGAGTGACGTGAGCTGgggccctcctccccactccctcccctgccctgggctGCTGTCTCCCCACTCCTCCTGGGGACACACACTGGATGGAGCGGGAGGACGTGAGGCATGCAGTGCCTGAGGCTGGCAGCCCAAGTTCCATCTCCGGCCCGTCTTATCCACCCACTGGCCACTCCACATCCTCACGTGGGTGTCTAAAGCATGTCGGAAGCCTCTCATGTTCACAACAGATGCCTGACCTCGCGCCCAAGCCTACTGCCTGCTTTCCCATCTCAGCTAACAGGAGCCCTGTCCTTCCAGCTGCCTGGGCCCCAAGCTTGGGAGTGGTCTTTGGTTCCTGTCTCCGTGCGACAGCTCACGTCCGCCCCAAAGGCAAGCCCTGCAGGTCCTGCCTTCAAAACAGACCCAGACCTGGAAGTTCTGTCCACGGTCACCGCCACCAGCCAGGTCCAGGCACCTCCACCACTTCTCTGGACGGTTGCCACTGCCTCTTCACTGGTCTCCCTCCGTCGCCCTGAccaccccaaccccctccccaccgCAACGTCACTCTCAACACAAATGCAGCATGGTTCCTTGAAAACCAATGTTCATTactgcattatttacaacagccaggacacagaagcaacctagatgtccactgacagatgaatggataaagaagatgtggtacatatacataatggcatattactcagccataaaaaatctgagtcagttctagtgaggtggatgaacctacagcctgttatactgactgaagtaagtcagaaagagaaaaacaaatatcatatattaacacatatatagggaatctagaaaaatggtactgatgaacctatctgcagggcagcaatggagacaaagatacagagaacagacttgtggacccagtgagggaaggagaaagtgggacaaagagagaaagtagcatcaacatatatacactatcaggCATAAGACAGACAAAAgcgctagtcactcagtcatatctgactctttgtgaccccatggactgtagcctgccaggctcctctgtctgtgggatttcccaaggcaaaaatgctggagtaggtagccattcccttctccaggggatcttcctgacccagggatccaggtctcctgcatggcaggcagattctttaccatctgagcctccagggaagcccccataagcTGGATGGCTGCTGAGAAGTTGCcggatagcacagggagccctgTGTGGTGCTCTGTGGTGGGGGACGGGAGGGCAGGGAGGCTatggagggaggggatgtatgtacaaTTATGTCcaattcacactgttgtatggcagaaaccaacacaacattgtaaaaattaaaacaacaacacagaCCTAAGTCAGATCAAGCCAGTCTTCCACTCCAAGCTCTTGGTGACTCCTCATTTCATACGTTCCTTACAAAATCCCCAACTCTAGCTCTCTCTGACCTCATTCCTGCCACATTCCTCATGTTtattctgctccagccacacagaCCTCCTAATCTTCCAAACATGCCAGGCACACCCCACCCCCGGGCCTCTGCACAAGCTCCCTCCCACATACAtgccccatcagttcagttcagttcagtcgctcagttgtgtccgactctttgtgaccccatgaacctcagcacgccaggcctccctgtccatcaccagctcccagagtttccccaaactcatgtccattgagtcggtgatgccatctaaccatctcatcctctgtcgtccccttctcctcctgccttcaatctttcccaacatcagggtcttttcaaatgagtcagctcttcgcatcaggtggccaaaccgccaaaagaaaaaaaaaaaaagaaagacacaggcAAGAGCTGCAGCtggggggggtgggcggggaggggggagtcctgggcagagcctggtggggcttCTGGGAACTTCCATCTGGGAGCCCTGGAACCCTCCTAGGGCAGTAGGAAATAGGGGGTGAGAAGGGCACCCCCAGCCCAGACAGAAGACCAACTAAAAAGCCCTTCAGAGACCGAGAGGATCTCAGACCCATTGGTACACCTGCCAGCATCTCTGTCAGTGACTCCAAGTTGAGCCACAAGAGGGCGGCAGGGAGGAGTGAGAATCAGGTAGATTttcaagtaaaaacaaaaccCGAAGTGTGTGTTTCAGGAGACAGATAGGAGTACAGGGTGGGGATCAGGTCTCAGACAGCTGCGAGGAGCACCTCACACACTTGGAAATGGCCATTGAGCCTGCAGCACACTCGAAAGATGGGGACATTCTCCCCTACAATTTCAGTCTTGAAAACGCagagcaaaacagaaagacaggCACCACATCAGCAGGATGAGCCAGGAAATCTGTCCCCAGAGCTTTCACTCTGCTACCACACCAGCCACATGCCATATTTTATCTTCCATTGGAGTTACATCTCTGCCTCCTCCTAGGAGTGCAGGAACCATGCTTGAATTCTCATTAGAAACTCCCATTGCCACACAGAACTTTTATgtatagtagatgctcaacaaaAATGCACTGAATGAATGCTTGAGCAGATCAATGGATGGGCTAATCTGAGCATTTCTGGGGTAGTAGTTTGCACTTGATTGGGTTCCCTGCtgggtcagcagtaaagaatccatctgccaatgcagatgtggtttcgattcctgggttgggaagatcccccggagaaaggaatggcaacccactccaggattctcacctgggaaatcctatggacagaggagcctggctacaggcgggctacagtccatgggattgcaaaagagtcagacacaacttagtgacttaacaatcACAACAAGGACTTGGACGTGGCTAGGAGAAAGCCTGTACTTTACATCTGCAGAAACGAACTGGTAGTCCAGCATAAGGAACAATTCGGTCGGATTATCAGAGGGAAAACATTCTTTCCGAGAATTTCCTGCCAGAACTAGCAGACTTCTGATCAGCCCAGTCTATTGAATTCCTGAGAGCCCGAAAAATCTACCACTTAGGATATTTTAATCACCAAGAATAAGAAGTGAATTATTTGTACCACTGATTATGGAAGTCtgtggcctcccctcccccaccttgggGGGAGGGTGTGTGGGTGGGGCCCTGCCGGGTCAATTCTTATTTGGCTAGTGCTCATCTGCACGCAAGCATCTTTCATCCAGGTTCCTTTCAAGGTTAAACAGCTGCATGGGTCTGTCCAGGAGGGGGCAGTAGAGAGCTGTGGCCCAGACCGCAGGCTGCGCTCGTAGCCTCCTAGGACACTAGGAGTCTGGAGAGCCCCTTAACCTTGGTGAGCCTTGTTTCCTTATCCACAAACGAAGGAATAAAAGGACCCGCCCCGACGGGGCTGTGTAATTAGCAAACAAGACAACCCACGGTGCTTATAAAATTCGGCATGCGTCACGGTGAGTGATGCAGAGCAAACCCTCCCTCACTCTCCCCGGACACTGGTCCTTCCCCTGAGATGGCCGGCCCCGACGCCGGGACACGCTGGCCACACAGAGCTCAGGCGGGCCCCCCGGGGGCACCTACCGCCCGGTGAATGTGCTTCCGGATGAGGAGGTAGAGCACGGGCAGGGTGACGTAGGCCAGCAGCTCCCACAGCTTCCCGGTCAGCAGCATCCACAGCACCCGGTCCTCCGCCTCCAGGTTGATCCAGCACCAGCCCACCGACACGTCCGAGGCGTCGTAGCCGATCTTCTTCAGAGCCACGGCTGCCACGGTGATGGCCAGCGGAACCCCCCAGCTGAGGAGGAAGGAGCAAACAGGCCGCGGTGAGGTCAGACCCAGCTCCTAGCAAAGCCAGGAAGGGCGAAGAGACCGGGATGCTGCGCAGACAAGGCCAGTGCTCTCCCAAGGCCGCAGCAGACAGGGTCCCTGGAGAGCAGAGGGGCGGGAGTCCTCAAAGCCCCCAATCCAGCCTGCTCTGCCCAAGCCCAGGAAAGGGGACACAGGGGATGTCCTGGCCTCCTACCTGGACACACACAGCCTCCCAAGCGCTGGGAGGCTGGGTTCAAATTCAGAattgccaggctcctcagagCCTAGGATGCTACAGCACTCtcacttcccgggtggctcagatggtaaagcgtctgtctacagtgtgggagacaggggttccatccctgggtcaggaagatcctctggagaaggaaatagcaacccactccagtactcttgcctggaaaatcccgtggacacgactgagtgactaaaatcACACACCATAGCACCAGAACAGCCAGCtccttcctgcattgggaggcctGGGCACCAACCTGCAAACATTAGCCCACGCGGCCAAATATCATCCACACACTCCACTAGCAGACAGGCCCCCGTGGCCAGCCTGGGTCCGGGAGTGCATACATACACTGGTGTCTTGGGGCTGTCAGGGTCCCGTGCAGCTGTAGCAGGAACTAGAAGAGGGGGCGGGCTCTAGGCAGACACATCTTCTTGGGCCCTGGCAAGGATCCaagtgtgttaattgctcagtcctgtctgactccttgtgaccccatggactgtagcccgccaggctactctgttcatggaattctccaggcaagaatactggagtgggtagccattcccttctccaggggatcttcccaacctggggatcaaacccaagtctcctgcattgcaagcagattctttaccatctaagccaccagagaagcccaaggagaCCCTCTAAAGCTTAGAGCAGGGGCAGAGCCCCCTCTCAAGGCAGTGCTGGATGGACTTTTCTAGAGTTTAACACAATGGCAACACAGCCCAGATTAGGGCTGAGCCCCAAGGCCCCTCCCCGGTGGTCCCCACACCAGTCTCCCCCAAAAACCTTTCAAGTCGGTGAGAGGGACACAAACAAGCTAATGTGGAGGCCTGCAGGGTAGTTAAGAGCTTGGACGGTGATGCAACAGGATGGGTCCAAGTCTCGGGCCTGCCCCGCGTGGCTGCAACACATCAGTGTTTTTCTGCACCAACTGGGGATGATCACGGTGCCTGGAGCAGAGCATTGTAGTCAGTCATTACCAGAATAAACTGATCAGCGGTGCGCACACGGGACAGGGTGTGTCCATGTTTATGTCAGGCAGGCTCATCCCTAGGTCCCAGGATCCAGGATCCAGTCCTGCAGTGCAGGCGCCAGGGAGGTGTGAGGCCTGTGACCCCAGGAGGACACACAGGCCTATGTCCCAGGTCAGCTGCTCAGTGACCAGGACAGGGTCATTAGAAAAACACTTAGTGTGGAAAGCAGTTCTACCTCAAGGGCTCTGTGTAAGGGATGCCGGCTCTTTCTGAAAGTCATGGAACAATGATTTGATCCCAGTTGCACTTGGTCTGTTACGAAAAGGAGGCTAGAAGAGCGGTGTTTCTATCAAGGTCTCCAAAGGCTGCAgg includes:
- the GPR157 gene encoding G-protein coupled receptor 157 isoform X1, whose product is MLAARGSVPRQLRRRRRPHAEPRSQPSPRPAMPPPPPPTVLVPSERAVVLLSCVLSAGGSGLLITTHALWPDLRSLARRLLLFLSLADLLSAASYFYGVLQDFEDSSWDCVLQGALSTFANTSSFFWTVAIALYLYLSIVRTACGPETGRLLWAFHVVSWGVPLAITVAAVALKKIGYDASDVSVGWCWINLEAEDRVLWMLLTGKLWELLAYVTLPVLYLLIRKHIHRAREELSEYRPIVSEVHRLQRHTSVADKKLVLIPLIFICLRVWSTVRFVLTLCGSPAVRMPVLVVLHGIGNTFQGGANCIMFVFCTRAVRTRLLSLCCCCTPQPPAAESLAGPPKAPVPSKSESQRPRRTPNELPST
- the GPR157 gene encoding G-protein coupled receptor 157 isoform X2, producing MEPRSYQFYLPMPALGPASCEACQITMATGTGSKPPKDGQPRQQWLFQVLDHQAYPMASSKPGITQQQARPCVSPEPAKPAWGQSLPSCHWYLLADTECWGVPLAITVAAVALKKIGYDASDVSVGWCWINLEAEDRVLWMLLTGKLWELLAYVTLPVLYLLIRKHIHRAREELSEYRPIVSEVHRLQRHTSVADKKLVLIPLIFICLRVWSTVRFVLTLCGSPAVRMPVLVVLHGIGNTFQGGANCIMFVFCTRAVRTRLLSLCCCCTPQPPAAESLAGPPKAPVPSKSESQRPRRTPNELPST